A region from the Beduinella massiliensis genome encodes:
- a CDS encoding class I SAM-dependent RNA methyltransferase encodes MTNSKPYEWLATAAFGLEGIVANELKHMGIDARAENGGARFTAAPEQAFMANLWLRCADRVLLVVGRFPATTFDQLFEGVRALPWADYIPEDGRFPVRGRCARSTLMSVSDCQAITKKAIVEKLKTSYRRTWFDESGETYAVDVALHGDVAQVTLDASGTALNRRGYRTWNGEAPLRETLAAALVQLAPWRPGQTLVDPMCGTGTLLIEAAMRMADRAPGLTRPFDCEQWRFMPKAEMARLREEANARFGPEKVEGIYGSDIDPEAVELARRHLAQAGLAGRVPLEVCDMRDIQPDAPRGTFLLNPPYGERLSDRKACEALYRDLGLLSRRYPGFHLACITSHPGFERCYGRRADKKRRFYNGRLECEFMTFFARKKEG; translated from the coding sequence ATGACGAACAGTAAACCCTATGAATGGCTGGCGACCGCCGCTTTCGGGCTCGAAGGAATCGTCGCCAATGAACTGAAGCACATGGGCATCGACGCGCGCGCGGAAAACGGCGGCGCGCGCTTTACCGCCGCGCCGGAGCAGGCGTTTATGGCGAACCTCTGGCTGCGCTGCGCGGATCGTGTGCTGCTGGTGGTCGGCCGCTTTCCGGCTACGACGTTCGACCAGCTCTTTGAGGGCGTGCGCGCCCTTCCCTGGGCCGACTACATTCCCGAAGACGGGCGCTTCCCCGTGCGCGGGCGCTGTGCGCGCTCGACGCTCATGAGCGTCAGCGACTGCCAGGCGATCACCAAAAAGGCGATCGTCGAGAAGCTGAAAACGTCTTACCGGCGCACGTGGTTCGACGAAAGCGGCGAAACCTACGCGGTGGATGTCGCGCTGCACGGCGACGTAGCGCAGGTCACGCTCGACGCCAGCGGCACCGCCCTGAACCGACGCGGTTATCGCACGTGGAACGGAGAAGCGCCGCTGCGCGAGACGCTGGCCGCCGCGCTGGTGCAGCTCGCCCCTTGGCGTCCCGGCCAGACGCTCGTGGATCCCATGTGCGGAACCGGAACCCTGCTGATCGAAGCGGCCATGCGCATGGCGGATCGCGCCCCCGGCCTCACCCGTCCGTTCGACTGCGAGCAGTGGCGCTTCATGCCGAAAGCGGAAATGGCGCGCCTTCGCGAGGAGGCGAATGCCCGCTTTGGCCCGGAGAAGGTCGAAGGCATCTATGGCAGCGACATCGATCCGGAGGCCGTCGAGCTCGCACGCCGCCATCTTGCACAGGCCGGGCTTGCGGGACGCGTGCCGCTCGAGGTTTGCGACATGCGGGACATTCAGCCTGACGCGCCGCGGGGCACATTCCTGCTCAACCCGCCATACGGCGAGCGCCTTTCCGACCGAAAGGCCTGCGAGGCGCTGTACCGCGATCTGGGCCTGCTCAGCCGCCGCTATCCAGGCTTCCACCTCGCCTGTATCACCTCGCATCCGGGATTTGAGCGATGCTACGGCCGCAGGGCGGACAAAAAGCGGCGTTTTTACAACGGCCGCCTAGAATGTGAGTTCATGACCTTTTTTGCCCGAAAAAAGGAGGGATAA
- a CDS encoding FtsQ-type POTRA domain-containing protein → MAGRYDDDIQMQEEASARHPGRTAALVLFVLLLIGFFVTQSTIFVLHSVQVDGGGGRFTAQQIADIAGLRMGQPIFSLNEEKIKKNVESNRYLRFEGMDILYPDSLVLRVEERQACATVTYLGVMFVLDDEGRVLEQYGSESKTVDVPVVTGLKVKSLTIGETLQTEMSGQMEEVRTVLAALSESEMADRAVELNVSDSDNLYLMTLEGLKIELGDASKMDLKLSIAQEVLRKMTDTAFLEQVRLKQEQVDADAAEKRKRAVQAGTMTPEEAEAQAKETAKEPRLTFELAGAKLDVSSAEVADFVPAQ, encoded by the coding sequence ATGGCTGGCAGGTACGACGACGACATTCAAATGCAGGAAGAGGCGAGCGCCCGTCACCCCGGAAGGACGGCGGCGCTCGTACTCTTCGTGCTCCTCCTGATCGGCTTCTTCGTGACGCAAAGCACGATCTTCGTGCTGCACAGCGTACAGGTGGACGGGGGAGGCGGCCGCTTCACGGCCCAGCAGATCGCGGACATCGCGGGCCTGCGGATGGGGCAGCCGATCTTTTCGCTCAATGAGGAAAAGATCAAAAAGAACGTCGAGAGCAACCGATACCTGCGCTTTGAGGGCATGGATATCCTCTATCCCGACAGCCTGGTGCTGCGCGTGGAGGAACGCCAGGCCTGCGCGACGGTGACGTACCTGGGGGTCATGTTCGTGCTGGATGACGAGGGGCGCGTATTGGAGCAGTACGGCAGCGAGAGCAAGACGGTGGACGTTCCCGTCGTCACGGGGCTCAAGGTCAAGAGCCTCACGATCGGGGAGACGCTGCAGACCGAGATGTCGGGGCAGATGGAGGAAGTGCGCACGGTGCTGGCCGCGCTGTCTGAAAGCGAGATGGCGGACCGCGCGGTCGAATTGAACGTGTCGGATTCGGACAACCTGTACCTGATGACTTTGGAGGGGCTGAAGATCGAACTGGGCGACGCCTCGAAGATGGACCTGAAGCTGTCGATCGCGCAGGAGGTGCTGCGCAAAATGACCGACACGGCGTTCCTGGAGCAGGTGCGCTTAAAGCAGGAACAGGTCGATGCGGATGCCGCGGAAAAGCGCAAGCGCGCGGTGCAGGCCGGAACCATGACGCCTGAGGAAGCGGAGGCGCAGGCCAAGGAAACCGCAAAAGAGCCGCGGCTCACCTTTGAGCTGGCGGGCGCCAAGCTCGACGTGTCCTCCGCGGAGGTGGCGGATTTCGTGCCCGCTCAGTAA
- the dapA gene encoding 4-hydroxy-tetrahydrodipicolinate synthase, with translation MKLRGSYVALVTPFHQDGSVNFEKLKELCEWHIQSGTDGIVALGTTGESSTMTHEEDDAVAQCVLDTVAGRIPVIVGSGSNATETAVMKSRRYAAMGADGVLVITPYYNKANDEGMIRHFEAVAGAVDVPVILYNVPGRTGCSLSVPVVERLSRHPRIAGIKEASGSISYVAKIARFVSEDFSLVSGNDDMIVPVLSLGGTGVISVFANICPRQTHDMVAAYLAGDTGRARAMQLEYLDLINKLFIEVNPIPVKEAMNMLGMDVGGFRLPLCEMEKAHREVLADALRVLE, from the coding sequence ATGAAATTGAGAGGCAGCTACGTCGCGCTGGTAACGCCGTTTCATCAGGACGGAAGCGTCAACTTTGAAAAGCTGAAGGAACTGTGCGAGTGGCACATCCAAAGCGGGACGGACGGCATCGTGGCGCTGGGCACCACGGGCGAATCGAGCACCATGACGCACGAGGAGGACGACGCGGTCGCCCAGTGCGTGCTGGATACGGTGGCCGGGCGCATCCCCGTCATCGTGGGCAGCGGCTCAAACGCCACGGAGACGGCCGTCATGAAGAGCAGGCGCTACGCGGCGATGGGCGCGGACGGCGTGTTGGTGATTACCCCGTATTACAACAAGGCCAACGACGAGGGCATGATTCGCCATTTCGAGGCGGTCGCCGGCGCCGTCGACGTGCCGGTAATCCTTTACAACGTGCCGGGACGCACGGGATGCAGCCTTTCCGTACCGGTGGTGGAGCGCCTCTCGCGTCACCCGCGCATCGCGGGCATCAAGGAGGCGAGCGGAAGCATCTCCTACGTGGCCAAGATCGCGCGCTTCGTGTCCGAGGACTTCAGCCTCGTGTCCGGCAACGACGACATGATCGTGCCGGTGCTCTCCCTGGGTGGAACGGGCGTCATCTCGGTCTTCGCCAACATCTGCCCGCGCCAGACGCACGACATGGTGGCGGCCTATCTCGCGGGCGATACGGGCCGCGCGCGCGCGATGCAGCTCGAATACCTGGATCTCATCAACAAGCTGTTCATCGAGGTGAACCCCATCCCTGTCAAGGAAGCGATGAACATGCTGGGGATGGACGTCGGCGGGTTCCGCCTGCCGCTGTGTGAGATGGAAAAGGCGCACCGCGAGGTGCTGGCAGACGCGCTGCGGGTGCTCGAATGA
- a CDS encoding aminotransferase class I/II-fold pyridoxal phosphate-dependent enzyme, which yields MEMNRAVMAMQPSGIRRITAEARRIPGCISLTLGEPDFDTPEPIRARTKRALDENYTHYPPNAGYAALRKQIAAYENGRHGTDYTEDEVIVTAGSTEAIACALIAILNPGDEVIVPVPAFGLYEQLIAIAGSVYVPLHTEEDGFQITEKRLNACLTERTKAIIVTTPNNPTGCVLEEPSLSLLSRAAKARGLFVLLDGVYDRLIYRESIPHLMDDTSLKDRLIALQSFSKPFAMTGWRVGYSLADAPVTAQMLKVHASLVVGVSAFSQRGCEGIFGTDIEPMRARYRERRDYVLSRLAAMGLETVRPDGAFYVFPSIARFQMPSEEFALRLMREAKVAVVPGSCFGVEGFVRITYCYSDGELQEGMDRLERFVRTL from the coding sequence ATGGAAATGAACCGCGCCGTCATGGCGATGCAGCCCAGCGGCATCCGGCGCATCACGGCGGAGGCACGGCGAATACCGGGATGTATTTCCCTGACGCTGGGCGAGCCGGACTTTGACACGCCGGAGCCCATCCGCGCGCGTACGAAGCGGGCGCTCGACGAAAACTATACCCATTACCCGCCCAACGCGGGCTATGCGGCGCTGCGAAAACAGATCGCGGCCTATGAAAACGGCCGCCATGGTACAGACTATACGGAGGACGAGGTCATCGTGACGGCGGGCTCCACCGAGGCAATCGCCTGCGCGCTGATCGCCATCCTGAACCCGGGCGACGAGGTGATCGTGCCCGTGCCTGCCTTCGGGCTTTACGAGCAGCTGATCGCGATCGCAGGCAGCGTATACGTTCCTCTGCACACGGAGGAGGACGGATTTCAGATTACGGAAAAGCGCCTGAACGCCTGCCTGACGGAAAGGACCAAGGCGATCATCGTCACCACGCCCAACAACCCCACCGGCTGCGTGCTGGAAGAGCCGTCGCTATCGCTGCTCTCCCGCGCAGCGAAGGCGCGCGGCTTGTTCGTGCTGCTGGACGGCGTATACGACCGCCTGATCTACCGGGAGAGCATCCCCCATCTGATGGACGATACCAGCCTGAAGGACCGCCTGATCGCCCTGCAGAGCTTTTCCAAGCCCTTCGCCATGACGGGCTGGCGCGTGGGCTACAGCCTGGCGGACGCGCCCGTGACGGCGCAGATGCTCAAGGTACACGCGTCGCTCGTGGTGGGCGTGTCGGCATTCTCGCAGCGGGGCTGCGAGGGCATCTTCGGCACGGACATCGAGCCCATGCGGGCGCGCTACAGGGAACGGCGCGATTACGTGCTTTCCAGGCTTGCGGCGATGGGCCTGGAGACGGTGCGGCCGGACGGCGCGTTTTACGTGTTTCCCTCCATCGCGCGCTTTCAAATGCCGTCGGAGGAGTTTGCGCTTCGCCTGATGCGCGAGGCGAAGGTCGCCGTGGTGCCGGGGAGCTGTTTTGGCGTGGAGGGCTTTGTGCGCATCACGTATTGTTACAGCGACGGGGAGCTTCAGGAGGGGATGGACCGACTGGAGCGCTTTGTCAGGACGCTATAG
- a CDS encoding cell division FtsA domain-containing protein, with protein MKKTAAVVDFGTSKIVTLVAESGSYHRCDIIGAGTVSYDGFMDGEWNAPGLVSQAIHDSVAEAEAQSHRRIKEVYVGVPGEFSRVYVIETQVQLQGADPRVTPADVERVFIQATEEVQPLRGAIIHRSPAWFMVDEGKKTMEPVDMKGSTLRAMVSFIVADQFFLNDVSNRMAQMGLTVKGFYSTPMGEALLFLTPEDRDRTAVLVDVGYLSTEVMAVEGDALIFHKVLPVGGAHITLDLVTGLEAPMAQCEQIKRSYVFNINADEKQEAIAENGQSETFSHEQVARVLEPRVDEIAEMIQECIDHSGVRLGSWSNIYLTGGGIAPMNGGRVYLSNQLGRAVRQPAAKTAKLNSPIYSSALGLVDLVFETIETSEEEGSVVGKISSFFQNLLGK; from the coding sequence ATGAAAAAGACAGCGGCTGTGGTCGACTTCGGAACGTCGAAAATCGTGACCCTGGTGGCGGAAAGCGGCAGCTATCACCGCTGCGACATCATTGGCGCGGGGACGGTTTCCTACGACGGCTTTATGGACGGCGAGTGGAACGCGCCGGGACTTGTCAGCCAGGCGATCCACGATTCGGTCGCGGAAGCCGAAGCGCAGTCCCACCGGCGGATCAAGGAAGTCTACGTCGGCGTACCGGGTGAGTTTTCCCGCGTATACGTCATCGAGACGCAGGTGCAGCTTCAGGGCGCCGACCCTCGCGTGACCCCTGCGGACGTGGAGCGGGTGTTCATTCAGGCGACGGAGGAAGTGCAGCCCCTGCGCGGCGCGATTATCCACCGCTCGCCGGCATGGTTCATGGTCGACGAGGGCAAAAAAACGATGGAACCGGTCGACATGAAGGGCAGCACGCTTCGGGCGATGGTTTCCTTTATCGTCGCGGACCAGTTCTTCCTGAACGATGTTTCCAACCGCATGGCGCAGATGGGCCTCACGGTCAAGGGGTTCTATTCGACCCCGATGGGCGAGGCGCTGCTCTTCCTGACGCCGGAGGATCGCGACCGCACCGCGGTGCTGGTGGACGTCGGATACCTTTCTACGGAGGTCATGGCCGTCGAAGGCGACGCGCTGATCTTCCACAAGGTGCTGCCGGTCGGCGGCGCGCACATCACGCTGGACCTGGTGACGGGGCTGGAAGCGCCGATGGCGCAGTGCGAGCAGATCAAGCGCAGCTATGTGTTCAATATAAATGCGGACGAAAAACAGGAAGCGATCGCCGAAAACGGCCAGAGCGAGACGTTCAGCCACGAACAGGTGGCGCGCGTGCTCGAGCCGCGGGTGGACGAGATCGCGGAAATGATTCAGGAATGCATCGACCACAGCGGCGTACGCTTGGGCAGCTGGTCGAACATCTACCTCACGGGAGGCGGCATCGCGCCGATGAACGGCGGGCGCGTGTACCTATCCAACCAACTGGGACGAGCCGTGCGCCAACCGGCGGCCAAGACGGCCAAGCTGAACAGCCCGATCTATTCCAGCGCCCTGGGCCTGGTGGATTTGGTCTTCGAGACCATTGAAACCAGCGAGGAAGAGGGCTCTGTCGTTGGGAAAATATCTTCTTTCTTCCAGAACCTGCTGGGGAAATAA
- a CDS encoding CPBP family glutamic-type intramembrane protease yields MKRSNLRPIWSMFTVFLSLFILNFAVSIPLGVTQRMWLLLELWSLLLSGALLTRYGMPDRKKRVLSASLALLACLGHALVYKAPLSAIWSFLLTLTAALAVFSTFSHFAGQKIPLLRVGKGSECALSVGVGVAVGALLGAVNLFLGGGRSAQGFHPVVPALLVALNPAIMEEVALRTVFFAFCLHLMQGQCATKSQRFTGLFMMVMPHVLIHTPEAFMQGGMIGGLVSTLIYVVLFGLPFALLQRRRDLASAMIAHGTVDLIRFCLLGLPL; encoded by the coding sequence ATGAAGCGATCAAACTTACGTCCCATCTGGTCGATGTTCACGGTCTTCCTGTCGCTGTTCATCCTGAACTTCGCGGTGAGCATACCTTTAGGGGTAACGCAGCGCATGTGGCTGCTTTTGGAGCTCTGGTCGCTCCTCCTCTCCGGTGCATTGCTTACAAGGTACGGAATGCCCGATAGGAAGAAGCGCGTGCTTTCGGCGAGTCTTGCGCTGCTCGCCTGCCTGGGACACGCACTCGTTTACAAGGCTCCCCTGTCCGCAATCTGGAGTTTCCTGCTGACCCTGACGGCCGCGCTGGCGGTTTTTTCGACCTTTTCTCACTTCGCTGGGCAGAAAATTCCCCTTCTGCGCGTCGGAAAAGGGAGCGAGTGTGCGCTGAGCGTCGGCGTTGGGGTGGCGGTCGGCGCGCTGCTGGGGGCGGTGAACCTCTTTCTGGGGGGCGGTCGGTCTGCGCAGGGCTTCCACCCCGTCGTTCCTGCCCTGCTCGTCGCACTGAACCCCGCCATTATGGAAGAAGTCGCCCTGCGAACCGTATTTTTCGCATTTTGTCTTCACCTGATGCAGGGACAATGTGCAACGAAAAGTCAACGTTTCACAGGTCTGTTTATGATGGTCATGCCGCACGTGCTCATTCACACGCCGGAAGCCTTTATGCAGGGAGGAATGATCGGCGGGCTCGTTTCAACCTTGATCTATGTCGTGCTTTTTGGGCTTCCATTTGCGCTTTTGCAGCGCAGGCGCGACCTCGCGTCCGCCATGATTGCGCACGGAACGGTGGATCTGATCCGCTTTTGCCTGCTCGGGCTGCCGCTGTAG
- a CDS encoding helix-turn-helix domain-containing protein: MPVLCASALCKRRHALGITQKELAFYLGLHKADIEHLESQDSEISESLLSRLCGALSCQTSRLTEPSGDALTRADMEAILAFSRLTPKKRRAVAEIILQLSRPC, encoded by the coding sequence ATGCCAGTGCTCTGCGCCAGCGCCCTGTGCAAGCGACGTCACGCGCTGGGCATCACGCAAAAGGAGCTCGCCTTTTATTTGGGGCTGCACAAGGCGGACATCGAGCACCTGGAAAGTCAGGACAGCGAGATCAGCGAATCCCTGCTGAGCCGCCTGTGCGGGGCGCTCTCGTGCCAGACGTCCCGCTTGACCGAACCGTCCGGCGATGCGCTGACGCGCGCAGACATGGAGGCCATCCTCGCCTTTTCGCGCCTCACGCCGAAAAAGAGGCGCGCCGTCGCGGAGATCATTCTTCAGTTGTCGCGTCCCTGCTGA
- the dapD gene encoding 2,3,4,5-tetrahydropyridine-2,6-dicarboxylate N-acetyltransferase, producing the protein MDAYEIIRIIKESKKQTPVRAFVKAKQPLCFEGCKVFGAGDQIVFGDWKDVEPVLTAHAGEIEELVVESDRRNSAIPMVDMKKFNARIEPGAIIRDQVEIGDNAVIMMGAIVNIGAVIGEGTMIDMGAVLGGRAIVGRRCHIGAGTVLAGVVEPPSAQPVVIEDDVVIGANAVVIEGVRVGAGAVVAAGAVVVSDVEPGVVVAGVPARVIKRKDGRTASKTELIDALREL; encoded by the coding sequence ATGGACGCATACGAGATCATTCGCATCATCAAGGAATCGAAAAAGCAGACGCCGGTGAGGGCGTTTGTGAAGGCGAAGCAGCCGCTTTGCTTCGAGGGCTGCAAGGTGTTCGGCGCGGGCGACCAGATCGTCTTTGGCGATTGGAAGGACGTGGAGCCGGTGCTCACGGCGCATGCCGGGGAGATCGAAGAGCTGGTCGTCGAAAGCGACCGGCGCAACAGCGCGATTCCGATGGTGGACATGAAGAAGTTCAACGCCCGCATCGAGCCGGGCGCAATCATCCGCGACCAGGTGGAAATCGGCGATAACGCGGTGATCATGATGGGGGCGATCGTCAACATCGGCGCGGTCATCGGCGAGGGAACGATGATCGACATGGGCGCGGTGCTCGGCGGGCGCGCGATCGTCGGCAGGCGCTGCCACATCGGCGCGGGCACGGTGCTGGCAGGCGTCGTGGAGCCGCCGAGCGCGCAGCCGGTGGTGATCGAGGACGACGTAGTCATCGGCGCGAACGCGGTGGTGATCGAGGGCGTGCGCGTCGGCGCGGGCGCGGTCGTCGCGGCGGGCGCGGTCGTCGTGTCGGACGTGGAGCCGGGCGTGGTCGTCGCGGGCGTGCCCGCGCGCGTCATCAAGCGCAAGGATGGGCGTACGGCATCGAAGACCGAGCTCATCGACGCGCTGCGTGAACTGTAA
- the murA gene encoding UDP-N-acetylglucosamine 1-carboxyvinyltransferase: MEKFRVEGGIRLTGRTRVHCAKNAVLPILAGAILADDPVTLLDCPDIADVNNMVRILHTLGCTVRGEGSETLVDAATIQSDAMPEGLSKRLRSSVFMMGALLGRMRRAVIPYPGGCEIGQRPIDLHLAGLSALGVRIREEGGLVLCDGEHMRGGEVHLDYPSVGATENVMMAAARIPGRTVIHNAAREPEIADLQRFLNACGARIEGAGSPTILIDGVSRMHGTIYRPMPDRIEAGTLLAAAAITGGEIELMGAPVQELGAVTAKLRDMGCRVDSQPGRMRLSAPVRLSAPGQLLTQPYPGFPTDMQAQMLALSCVARGTSIITETVFENRFTHVGDLRRMGADIVVKDRTAVVRGVGTLHGATVAARDLRGGAALMIAGLCAQGETVVENAEIIDRGYERLEETLTDLGADVRRERQTDE, translated from the coding sequence ATGGAAAAGTTTCGGGTAGAGGGCGGGATACGGCTTACAGGCAGGACGCGCGTACACTGCGCGAAGAACGCGGTGCTTCCGATCTTGGCGGGGGCTATTCTGGCGGACGATCCGGTGACGCTGCTGGACTGCCCCGACATCGCGGACGTGAACAACATGGTGCGCATCTTACATACGCTGGGCTGCACGGTCCGCGGCGAGGGCTCGGAGACGCTGGTGGACGCCGCGACGATTCAAAGCGACGCGATGCCGGAGGGATTATCCAAGCGCCTGCGTTCGTCTGTATTCATGATGGGCGCGTTGCTGGGGCGGATGCGCCGCGCGGTGATCCCCTATCCGGGCGGATGCGAGATCGGCCAGCGGCCGATCGACCTGCACCTTGCCGGGCTTTCGGCATTGGGCGTGCGCATCCGCGAGGAAGGCGGGCTGGTGCTCTGCGACGGCGAGCACATGCGCGGGGGAGAGGTGCACCTGGACTACCCGAGCGTGGGCGCGACGGAAAACGTGATGATGGCGGCGGCGCGCATTCCCGGGCGCACGGTGATCCACAACGCCGCCCGCGAGCCGGAAATTGCGGACCTGCAGCGCTTCCTTAACGCCTGCGGCGCGCGCATCGAGGGCGCGGGAAGCCCCACCATCTTGATCGACGGCGTCAGCCGCATGCACGGCACGATCTACCGTCCGATGCCGGACCGCATCGAGGCGGGGACCCTGCTTGCCGCCGCGGCCATCACGGGCGGCGAGATCGAACTGATGGGCGCGCCCGTGCAGGAGCTGGGCGCGGTCACGGCGAAACTGCGGGACATGGGCTGCCGTGTGGATTCACAGCCGGGCCGCATGAGGCTTTCGGCGCCCGTGCGCCTGAGCGCGCCGGGGCAGCTCCTCACGCAGCCGTATCCGGGTTTTCCGACCGACATGCAGGCACAAATGCTGGCGCTCTCCTGCGTGGCGCGCGGAACCTCCATCATCACGGAGACGGTGTTTGAAAACAGGTTTACGCACGTGGGCGACCTTAGACGCATGGGCGCGGACATCGTGGTAAAGGACCGCACGGCGGTCGTCCGCGGCGTCGGCACGCTGCACGGCGCGACGGTGGCGGCGCGCGACCTGCGCGGCGGCGCGGCGCTGATGATCGCCGGGCTCTGCGCGCAGGGAGAGACAGTCGTGGAAAACGCGGAGATCATCGACCGCGGGTACGAGCGGCTGGAAGAGACGCTTACGGACTTGGGCGCCGACGTTCGGCGCGAGCGGCAGACGGACGAATGA
- the dapB gene encoding 4-hydroxy-tetrahydrodipicolinate reductase has translation MNVALIGYGKMGRMVEDVCRAQTDIRIAGIVDEGHLPSLSRVASPDVAIDFSHPDNLLALLAAALEMQVPLVLGTTGLSAAQEESIREASRQIPIVRTQNFSVGVTVMRRIAAEMAAALGEEFDIEITETHHRQKVDAPSGTAKMLLRAVDPQGGHAPRYGREGMVGARGREIGVHSLRGGTVAGEHSVRFFGEQEELELRHRADSRRIFAAGAVKAARFVRQQPAGLYDMDDVLFGGR, from the coding sequence ATGAACGTCGCGCTGATCGGCTATGGAAAAATGGGACGCATGGTGGAGGACGTCTGCCGCGCGCAGACGGATATCAGGATCGCGGGCATCGTGGACGAGGGGCATTTGCCTTCTCTCTCACGCGTGGCCTCACCGGACGTTGCCATCGACTTTTCACATCCGGACAACCTGCTGGCGCTGCTTGCGGCTGCGCTGGAGATGCAGGTGCCGCTGGTGCTGGGCACCACGGGGCTTTCTGCGGCGCAGGAGGAGTCCATCCGCGAGGCGTCGCGGCAAATCCCGATCGTGCGCACGCAGAACTTCTCCGTGGGCGTGACGGTGATGCGCCGCATCGCCGCGGAGATGGCGGCGGCGCTCGGCGAAGAATTTGACATCGAGATCACGGAAACGCACCACCGCCAGAAGGTGGACGCCCCCAGCGGCACGGCGAAGATGCTGCTGAGGGCGGTGGATCCTCAGGGCGGGCACGCGCCGCGCTACGGCCGCGAGGGCATGGTAGGCGCGCGCGGCCGCGAGATCGGCGTGCACAGCCTGCGGGGCGGCACGGTCGCGGGCGAACACAGCGTGCGCTTTTTTGGGGAGCAGGAGGAGTTGGAGCTTCGCCACCGGGCGGACAGCCGGCGCATCTTCGCGGCGGGCGCGGTAAAGGCGGCGCGCTTTGTGCGCCAGCAGCCCGCGGGGCTTTACGACATGGACGACGTATTGTTTGGAGGTCGCTAA
- a CDS encoding L-lactate dehydrogenase: MNPQSRKVVLIGTGMVGMSYAYALLNQSACDELLLIDIDEARAKGEAMDLNHGLAFSPSHMRIAAGHYEDCADADVVVISAGVAQKPGESRPALLSRNAAVFGSIVEPVLRSGFSGLFLVATNPVDVMTRLTLALSGFAPGRVIGTGTALDTARLRYLLGQYFSVDPRNVHAYVMGEHGDSEFVPWSQAMLATKPVSTVCAESGGRYKYEDMEGIAVQVRDAAQEIIKAKKATYYGIGMAMARITKALLGDENSVLTVSTMLRGSYGVRDVFAGIPSVVGRAGVRETLALPITPEEEERFRRSCQVLDECWKEISF, encoded by the coding sequence ATGAATCCACAATCCCGCAAGGTCGTGCTCATCGGCACCGGCATGGTCGGCATGAGTTACGCCTACGCGCTTCTCAACCAGAGCGCCTGCGACGAGCTGCTGCTCATCGACATCGACGAGGCGCGCGCCAAAGGCGAAGCGATGGACCTCAACCATGGACTCGCCTTTTCTCCATCCCACATGCGCATCGCCGCCGGGCATTATGAGGACTGCGCGGACGCGGACGTCGTGGTCATCTCCGCCGGCGTCGCGCAAAAGCCCGGCGAATCGCGCCCGGCGCTGCTTTCGCGGAATGCGGCGGTCTTCGGTTCCATCGTGGAGCCCGTACTCCGTTCAGGTTTTTCCGGGCTCTTCCTGGTGGCGACGAACCCCGTGGACGTCATGACCCGCCTGACGCTCGCGCTTTCGGGCTTTGCGCCCGGCCGCGTGATCGGCACGGGCACGGCGCTGGATACCGCTCGATTGCGCTACCTGCTGGGACAATATTTCTCGGTCGATCCCCGCAACGTGCACGCCTACGTGATGGGCGAGCACGGCGACAGCGAGTTCGTCCCCTGGTCGCAGGCGATGCTGGCGACCAAGCCCGTCTCCACCGTCTGTGCCGAATCCGGCGGGCGTTACAAGTACGAGGATATGGAGGGGATCGCCGTCCAGGTACGCGATGCGGCTCAGGAGATCATAAAAGCCAAAAAGGCTACCTATTACGGCATCGGCATGGCCATGGCACGCATCACCAAGGCGCTGTTGGGCGACGAAAACAGCGTACTCACGGTCTCGACGATGCTGCGCGGCTCCTACGGCGTGCGGGACGTCTTCGCGGGCATCCCTTCCGTCGTGGGACGCGCGGGCGTGCGCGAAACGCTCGCCCTGCCGATCACCCCGGAGGAGGAAGAGCGCTTCCGCCGGTCGTGCCAGGTATTGGACGAGTGCTGGAAAGAAATATCGTTTTAA